The following proteins come from a genomic window of Gimesia chilikensis:
- a CDS encoding EF-hand domain-containing protein has product MKMNRIVTACALGMAVISWSSATQAEEGKKGQRPNREEILKKFDKDGDGKLNEEERSAARAARGEKGGQGFNREEFMKKFDKNGDGKLDENERKAAREAREKMGQRGPRMSREELVKKFDKDGDGKLSEAERQEARKAMGGRRPGFDREAMLKKFDKNGDGKLDDAERQAARAEMMKNRGKGAGGKGKAKGKGQKKN; this is encoded by the coding sequence ATGAAAATGAATCGGATCGTTACTGCGTGTGCACTGGGTATGGCTGTGATTTCATGGAGCTCTGCTACGCAGGCTGAAGAGGGGAAAAAAGGACAGCGCCCCAACCGTGAGGAGATCCTCAAAAAATTCGACAAGGACGGCGATGGCAAGCTGAATGAAGAAGAGCGTTCGGCTGCTCGGGCTGCCCGTGGTGAAAAGGGTGGTCAGGGTTTCAATCGCGAAGAGTTCATGAAAAAGTTTGACAAAAACGGTGACGGCAAACTGGATGAAAACGAACGCAAAGCTGCTCGCGAAGCCCGCGAAAAAATGGGTCAGCGTGGCCCGCGCATGAGCCGTGAAGAACTGGTGAAAAAGTTCGACAAAGACGGCGATGGGAAGCTCAGCGAAGCTGAACGCCAGGAAGCCCGCAAAGCGATGGGCGGTCGTCGTCCCGGGTTCGATCGCGAAGCCATGCTCAAGAAGTTCGACAAGAACGGCGACGGCAAACTGGATGACGCAGAACGCCAGGCCGCACGGGCAGAAATGATGAAGAACCGTGGTAAAGGTGCCGGTGGCAAAGGGAAAGCCAAAGGCAAAGGACAGAAGAAGAATTAA
- a CDS encoding serine/threonine-protein kinase: protein MTDESNEQSEQVEVLNQYLDFLQRQDDASCQSLRAVNPELKPLMACLDSLERLAPQSDSDPESVELGPDDATLPVSPHASRQAPPLLAREFGNYELLEELGRGGMGIVYKARQKDLNRVVALKTILSNQFASEDEVRRFYLEAQAAGRLQHANIVAIHEVGQHLGQHYFTMDFIGGGSLASPDFRPLSQVAPDNYYEVASLMQQVAEAVEYLHSKEIIHRDLKPSNILIDEAGQAYVTDFGLAKLYDGLPGGSGTDARTQTGMIVGTPGYMSPEQAAGQLDQISTRSDIFCLGIILYELLTGVSPFKHSSPLDSLVAVIEGEPALPHSHNRNIPRSLELVCLKCLEKDPALRYQSARELAADLERFIAGEPLQAQPAGMIQKFQRWFRRKPALVSRLSAILLAVGIIQTVYSTQGVDLNYHLRIMSLFGLWGALVVFFQFGLDHFPNKKRVRYFWSAADVALLTGLLVLADAPIGILLIGYPMLIVSSGLFFYVRLVLFTTVLSLLSFAVLVLARSELVELWQYPVIYAMVLAILGMITAYQIYRVRVLSRYYELRRP from the coding sequence GTGACCGACGAGTCGAATGAGCAATCTGAGCAGGTGGAAGTACTGAACCAGTATCTGGACTTCCTGCAGCGTCAGGATGATGCCAGCTGTCAGAGTCTGCGTGCAGTCAATCCCGAGTTAAAACCACTGATGGCCTGTCTGGATTCCCTGGAGCGTCTCGCGCCTCAGTCAGACAGTGATCCCGAATCGGTTGAGCTGGGGCCCGATGATGCGACGTTGCCAGTTTCTCCCCACGCATCCCGACAGGCGCCCCCCCTGCTCGCGCGGGAGTTCGGCAATTATGAACTGCTGGAGGAGCTGGGACGCGGCGGGATGGGCATCGTCTATAAGGCACGTCAGAAGGATCTGAATCGGGTCGTGGCGTTGAAAACGATCCTCAGTAATCAGTTTGCATCCGAAGACGAGGTCCGACGGTTCTACCTGGAAGCCCAGGCCGCCGGTCGTCTGCAGCATGCGAATATTGTCGCGATTCACGAAGTGGGCCAGCATCTGGGGCAGCATTATTTCACCATGGACTTTATTGGCGGAGGCTCACTGGCGAGTCCCGATTTTCGCCCGCTTTCCCAGGTGGCACCGGATAATTATTACGAGGTCGCCTCACTCATGCAGCAGGTTGCCGAGGCGGTCGAGTATCTGCATTCCAAAGAGATCATTCACCGCGATTTGAAACCGTCGAACATTCTGATCGATGAAGCGGGCCAGGCTTACGTCACCGATTTTGGTCTGGCGAAACTCTACGATGGACTGCCGGGAGGCTCAGGGACCGATGCCCGCACACAGACGGGCATGATCGTGGGGACTCCGGGCTACATGTCACCCGAACAGGCCGCGGGGCAACTGGATCAGATTTCCACGCGGAGTGATATCTTCTGTCTGGGTATTATTCTGTATGAACTTTTGACGGGCGTATCTCCGTTCAAACACAGCAGTCCGCTCGATTCGCTGGTGGCGGTGATTGAAGGGGAACCTGCACTCCCCCATTCGCATAACAGAAACATTCCCCGTAGTCTGGAACTGGTCTGCCTGAAGTGTCTCGAGAAGGATCCCGCATTACGCTACCAGTCGGCCCGCGAACTGGCGGCGGATCTCGAACGGTTCATTGCTGGAGAACCTCTACAGGCACAACCTGCGGGCATGATTCAGAAGTTCCAGCGCTGGTTCCGCCGCAAGCCGGCACTGGTGTCGCGGCTCTCCGCAATCCTGCTGGCAGTCGGAATTATTCAGACCGTGTATTCTACGCAGGGCGTTGATTTGAATTACCACCTGCGGATCATGTCGCTGTTTGGTTTGTGGGGCGCACTGGTGGTGTTCTTTCAGTTTGGTCTGGATCACTTTCCAAACAAAAAACGGGTGCGTTACTTCTGGTCTGCGGCGGATGTTGCGCTGCTGACGGGACTGCTGGTGCTCGCCGATGCGCCGATCGGGATTCTGTTGATTGGGTATCCGATGCTCATTGTTTCATCAGGACTGTTCTTTTACGTCAGGCTCGTGCTGTTTACCACGGTGCTTTCACTGCTCTCGTTTGCTGTCCTGGTACTGGCTCGATCGGAGCTGGTTGAGTTATGGCAGTATCCCGTCATCTATGCAATGGTGCTGGCGATCCTGGGAATGATCACGGCTTACCAGATTTATCGGGTCCGCGTGTTGAGTCGCTACTACGAGCTGCGGCGTCCTTGA
- a CDS encoding enoyl-ACP reductase: MDFLKLAGKRILVFGVANRKSVAYQTGKVLEEAGAEVIYVVRSEARKESLSKLLKDAPIYICDVEHQQEIDQLQADISQKYDVIHGLVHSIAFADYSAGWLPFHETPRAAFLQAVDISCFSLIAVCNAFKDLLDPEQGSVVTISISTTRMAAENYGYMAPVKAALDSSVCFLAKSFSNFSQVRFNAVCPGLLKTSASAGIPGYVDSYLFAEKATLRKSAVQTSEVADTVAFLISPRSSGINSQGIVIDAGMGTNYFDNQIISEQST; this comes from the coding sequence ATGGATTTTTTAAAGTTAGCGGGAAAACGGATTCTCGTATTTGGAGTCGCCAACCGTAAAAGTGTCGCCTATCAGACAGGGAAGGTCCTGGAGGAAGCAGGCGCCGAAGTGATTTACGTCGTTCGCTCGGAAGCCCGCAAAGAATCGCTGTCCAAACTTCTGAAAGACGCACCGATCTATATCTGTGATGTTGAACATCAACAGGAAATCGATCAGCTCCAGGCGGACATCAGCCAGAAATACGATGTCATCCATGGTCTGGTCCACTCCATCGCGTTTGCAGACTACTCAGCCGGCTGGCTTCCGTTCCATGAAACACCCCGCGCCGCTTTTCTGCAGGCAGTCGATATTTCCTGTTTCTCCCTGATCGCAGTCTGTAATGCATTCAAGGATCTGCTCGATCCAGAGCAGGGGAGTGTGGTGACGATTTCGATCTCCACCACCCGCATGGCGGCGGAAAATTACGGCTACATGGCCCCCGTGAAAGCGGCCCTCGATTCCTCGGTCTGCTTTCTGGCCAAGTCGTTCTCAAACTTCTCGCAGGTTCGCTTTAATGCCGTCTGTCCCGGTCTGTTGAAGACATCCGCCTCCGCAGGAATTCCCGGCTATGTGGACAGCTACCTGTTTGCTGAAAAAGCCACATTAAGAAAGTCAGCCGTCCAGACCAGTGAAGTCGCAGATACCGTAGCTTTCCTGATCAGTCCCCGTTCCTCGGGTATCAATTCGCAGGGAATCGTCATTGATGCCGGTATGGGCACCAACTATTTCGACAACCAGATCATCTCAGAGCAGTCGACCTGA
- a CDS encoding glycosyltransferase family 9 protein, whose amino-acid sequence MNKTDPLARLNQIEAQRICIIKPSALGDVVQTLPILPVLRERFPNARISWVVRDSFANLLEGHPCLDEIIPFQRRSSAGQWWQFLKSLNKQKFDLVIDLQGLLRTGIMTAATRAPWRVGIEAAREGSHLTCNLTIPDTGRYVPAWLKYWRVADAFGQGKLKRTTNIYLSEDDQNWAQKKLYCPEYPLPTLAIHAGAQWITKRWPPESFAAVGAKAIRRFRCQVVLVGTSAERELTGHIEKLLQKFVPTGRVINLAGETTLKQLAAVLQQSDFVLTNDSGPMHLAAGLGTPVTGIFTCTSALRSGPPGDKHELVSTNVSCGGSYNKRCPKRGPQNLCCMEELEVSRVWQALHRLITREAAERTPKAA is encoded by the coding sequence ATGAACAAAACTGACCCGTTAGCACGATTGAATCAGATTGAAGCGCAGCGGATCTGCATTATCAAACCCAGTGCCCTGGGTGACGTCGTGCAGACACTCCCTATCCTGCCGGTCCTGAGGGAACGGTTTCCCAATGCCCGCATCTCCTGGGTCGTTCGGGACAGCTTTGCCAATCTTCTGGAAGGACATCCCTGCCTGGATGAAATCATTCCCTTCCAGCGACGCAGCTCAGCAGGACAGTGGTGGCAGTTTCTCAAGTCACTCAACAAACAGAAATTTGATCTGGTCATCGATCTGCAGGGCCTGCTCCGTACCGGCATCATGACTGCCGCCACCCGCGCTCCCTGGCGGGTCGGCATCGAAGCAGCTCGCGAAGGTTCGCACCTCACCTGTAACCTGACGATCCCCGACACGGGACGCTATGTCCCAGCCTGGCTCAAATACTGGCGCGTCGCTGATGCCTTTGGTCAGGGGAAGCTGAAACGCACGACTAACATCTATCTCTCCGAAGATGACCAGAACTGGGCACAGAAAAAACTGTATTGCCCTGAGTATCCGCTGCCGACTCTCGCGATTCACGCGGGCGCGCAATGGATCACCAAACGCTGGCCCCCCGAAAGCTTCGCTGCGGTCGGTGCCAAAGCCATCCGTCGCTTCCGTTGCCAGGTTGTCCTGGTGGGAACTTCTGCAGAAAGAGAACTGACCGGCCATATCGAAAAACTGCTGCAAAAGTTCGTCCCGACCGGCAGGGTCATCAATCTGGCAGGGGAAACAACGCTCAAACAACTCGCCGCGGTTTTACAGCAATCCGACTTTGTCCTCACCAATGATTCCGGCCCCATGCACCTGGCCGCTGGTCTCGGAACCCCTGTCACCGGCATCTTTACCTGCACCAGTGCACTTCGCTCCGGACCGCCGGGAGACAAGCACGAACTTGTCTCCACGAATGTCAGCTGTGGCGGCAGCTATAACAAACGCTGCCCCAAACGCGGACCACAGAATCTGTGCTGCATGGAAGAGCTGGAAGTCAGCCGCGTCTGGCAGGCCCTGCATCGCCTGATCACACGCGAAGCAGCTGAAAGAACGCCGAAAGCAGCCTGA